A DNA window from Pseudomonas sp. GD03919 contains the following coding sequences:
- a CDS encoding RecQ family ATP-dependent DNA helicase, which yields MSTLKRVFGFDQLRPGQEAVISAVLAGRSAAAIFPTGSGKSLCYQLPALHLPHLTLVISPLLALMQDQLAFLHAHGIAAASIDSAQSREQTMEVMNRARSGELKILMISVERLKNERFRNFIAQVPISLLVVDEAHCISEWGHNFRPDYLKLPDYQRQFGIAQVLLLTATATPKVIADMREKFAIAEADVVTTGFYRPNLNLLVEPVAGSAKLQRLQQWLVPRRGQASIVYVTQQKTAEQVAERLARDGLAVSAYHAGMAHEVRESIQRRFMAGELECIVATIAFGMGIDKRDIRNVVHFDLPKSVENYSQEIGRAGRDGQASDCLVLASRDGLSVLENFVYGDTPERSGIRAVLDDLRAVGTGGQWELMLNQLSELSNIRALPLKTLLVQLELRGIIAPRYAYFAEYRFKLLLDDQALLAQFEGERRQFVEAILACSKRARTWSTLDFDALYQQYGAERARVVKALDYFQERGWLELESKQMTEVYAVLDGDFDVDALAHDLHAHFRAHEASEIARIQAMLGLFESHECLSRRLALYFGDEQAPERCRHCSVCRGQVATLPQPPELPPLSGRDAQALCAAFVEKHRQYAGHDPSHECLTRFLCGVTTPLFTKLKARQLAGFGALEDYPYAEVRNWLS from the coding sequence ATGTCCACCCTCAAACGTGTTTTCGGTTTCGATCAGCTGCGTCCCGGTCAGGAGGCGGTGATCAGTGCCGTGCTCGCCGGTCGCTCGGCGGCGGCGATCTTTCCCACCGGCTCGGGCAAATCGCTGTGCTACCAGCTGCCGGCCCTGCACCTGCCGCACCTGACCCTGGTGATCTCGCCGCTGCTGGCGCTGATGCAGGATCAGCTGGCCTTCCTGCATGCCCATGGTATCGCCGCGGCCAGCATCGATTCGGCGCAGAGTCGCGAGCAGACGATGGAGGTGATGAACCGCGCGCGCAGCGGCGAGCTGAAGATCCTGATGATCTCGGTGGAGCGCCTGAAGAACGAACGCTTCCGCAATTTCATCGCTCAGGTGCCGATCTCCCTGCTGGTGGTCGACGAGGCGCACTGCATTTCCGAGTGGGGCCACAACTTCCGCCCGGATTACCTCAAGCTGCCCGACTATCAGCGCCAGTTCGGTATCGCGCAGGTGCTGCTGCTGACCGCCACGGCGACGCCTAAGGTGATCGCCGATATGCGCGAGAAATTCGCCATCGCCGAGGCGGATGTGGTCACCACCGGTTTCTACCGGCCCAATCTCAATCTGCTGGTGGAGCCGGTGGCAGGCTCCGCCAAATTGCAGCGTCTGCAGCAATGGCTGGTACCGCGGCGCGGCCAGGCGAGCATCGTCTACGTGACTCAGCAGAAGACTGCCGAGCAGGTGGCCGAGCGCCTGGCGCGGGACGGTCTGGCAGTCAGCGCCTACCACGCCGGCATGGCCCATGAGGTGCGCGAGTCGATCCAGCGCCGCTTCATGGCCGGCGAGTTGGAGTGCATTGTCGCCACCATCGCCTTCGGCATGGGCATCGACAAGCGCGACATCCGTAACGTGGTGCACTTCGACCTGCCCAAGTCGGTGGAGAACTACAGCCAGGAAATCGGCCGCGCCGGACGCGATGGCCAGGCTTCGGACTGCCTGGTGCTGGCCAGCCGCGACGGTCTCAGCGTGCTGGAGAACTTCGTTTATGGCGATACGCCAGAGCGCTCTGGCATTCGTGCGGTGCTCGACGACCTGCGCGCAGTCGGCACGGGCGGGCAATGGGAGCTGATGCTCAATCAGCTGTCCGAGCTGAGCAATATCCGTGCGCTGCCGCTCAAGACCCTGCTGGTGCAGCTGGAGCTGCGCGGCATCATCGCGCCACGTTATGCCTACTTTGCCGAGTATCGCTTCAAGTTGTTGCTTGATGATCAGGCCTTGCTGGCACAGTTCGAAGGCGAGCGGCGTCAGTTCGTCGAGGCCATCCTGGCCTGCTCGAAACGGGCGCGCACTTGGTCGACCCTGGATTTCGACGCCCTGTATCAACAGTACGGTGCCGAACGTGCGCGGGTGGTCAAGGCGTTGGATTACTTCCAGGAAAGGGGGTGGCTGGAGCTGGAAAGCAAGCAGATGACCGAAGTCTATGCCGTGCTCGATGGCGACTTCGATGTCGATGCCCTGGCCCATGATCTGCACGCGCACTTTCGTGCCCACGAGGCCAGCGAGATTGCCCGTATCCAGGCCATGCTCGGTTTGTTCGAGAGCCACGAATGCCTGAGCCGGCGCCTGGCGTTGTACTTTGGTGACGAACAGGCACCCGAGCGCTGCAGGCATTGTTCGGTGTGCCGGGGCCAGGTCGCGACCTTGCCGCAGCCGCCGGAATTACCGCCCTTGAGCGGTCGCGACGCCCAGGCGTTATGCGCCGCCTTCGTCGAGAAGCACCGGCAATACGCCGGGCACGACCCGAGCCACGAGTGCCTGACGCGTTTTCTCTGCGGGGTGACCACGCCATTGTTCACCAAGCTCAAGGCACGCCAGTTGGCCGGCTTCGGCGCGCTTGAGGATTACCCCTATGCCGAAGTGCGCAACTGGCTATCGTAG